In Agromyces sp. Leaf222, the genomic window CCAGGTGACCGAACGCCTCGACATCCCGACCATCAGCGTCGGCGCCGGCCCGCACACCGACGGCCAACTGCTCGTCTGGACCGACTGGGCGGGCCTCACCGTCGGCCGCGTGCCGAAGTTCGTTCGCCAGTACGCCGACCTCGCCGGCATCCTGGGCAAGGCGGCCGCCGAGTGGCAGGCCGACGTCGCGAGCGGCGAGTACCCGAGCGCCGAGCACAGCTACGAGTGAGCCGCCCCGGCCCCGAGTCGCGCACCGGGTGACGTGCGAGCCGTGACTCGCCGATCACCGGTCAGTCGTCGGCGGCGTCCTCTGCGGCCCATTTCGCGCTGTTCGCGCGGAGCTTCTCGAGTGCGTGCTCGGCCTCCTCGCGCGTGTCGAAGGGCCCGGCACGGTCGACCGACGGCGACACGAAGCCCTGCTCCACTGCGCCCGTCTTGAGGTTGTACCAGAAGCGGTGTTCGATGTCCTCGGCCATAGGCTGATCCTATGCCGAAGGACGCCGCTGGCCACCTCATTCCCGGACGACTCTCGCCGACCCGTCAGGTGCCGTCGTCGATCGCCCGCCCCGAGTACGTCGGTCGCGCGGCACCCGCCCAGAACACCGCCGGCGACCGCTACTCCCCCGACGAGGTGGAGAAGATCCGCGCAGCCGGGCGCATCGCGGCTCGCGCGATCGAGGCGGCGGCGGCCGCGATCCGGCCCGGCGTCACGACCGACGAGCTCGACCGCATCGCGCACGAGGTCGTCGTCGGCCACGGCGCGTACCCCTCGACGCTCGGCTACCGCGGGTACCCGAAGTCCTCGTGCACGTCGGTCAACGAGGTCATCTGCCACGGCATCCCCGACGACACGGTGCTCGCCGACGGCGACCTCGTGAACATCGACGTGACCGCCTACCTCGACGGGTACCACGGCGACCTCAACCACACCTTCCTCGTCGGTGAGGCGAGCGACGAGGCGACGCAGCTCGTCGAGCGCACGCGCGAGGCGCTCGCCCGCGGCATCCGCGCGGTCGCGCCGGGCCGGCAGGTCAACGTCATCGGCCGTGCCATCGAGGCGTACGCGAAGCGGTTCGGCTACGGCGTCGTGCGCGACTACACCGGTCACGGCGTGGGCCGGGCGTTCCACACCGGGCTCGTGATCCCCCACTACGACGCGCCCCAGTTCGACACCGTCATCGAGCCCGGCATGGTGTTCACGATCGAGCCCATGCTCACGCTCGGATCCATCGAGTGGGATGTCTGGGGCGACGACTGGACCGTCGTGACCCGCGACCGCTCGCTCACCGCGCAGTTCGAGCACACGCTGGTCGTCACCGAGCGCGGCGCCGAGATCCTGACCCTTCCCTGACGCCTCCGCCGTCGAGGCCGCGATAGTGTGTCGGCATGGCGACCAAGCACGCGATCGGGATCGACATCGGCGGAACGGGCATCAAGGGGGCGATCGTCGATCTCGAGACCGGCGCACTCGTCTCCGAGCGCCGCAAGGTCCTGACCCCCGACGGCGGCAAGCCCGATGACATCGTCGAGGCGACGACCGAACTCCTCCAGGCGATCGGCGCCGACGGCGACATCGACGGACTCGCACTCGGCGTCTGCTTCCCGGCCATCGTGAAGCGCGGGCACACGCTGTCGGCCGCCAACGTCTCGAAGAAGTGGATCGGCCTGCACGCCGAGGAGCTCTTCGAGAAGGCGCTCGGCCGCGACATCCACTTCATCAACGACGCGGATGCCGCCGGCGTCGCCGAGCTGCGGTTCGGTGCTGCGGCCGGCGTCGACGGGCTCGTGATCCTCACGACCCTGGGCACGGGCATCGGCTCGGCGTTCCTGTACGACGGCGTGCTCATCCCGAACACCGAACTCGGACACCTCGAACTCGACGACGACGACGCCGAGCACCGCGCCGCGTACTCGGCGATGGAGCGCGAGGAGCTCAGCTGGAAGCAGTGGGCCGAGCGCCTCCAGCGCTACTACGCGCACGTGGAGTTCATCTTCTCGCCCGACCTGTTCGTGGTCGGCGGCGGCGTCTCGAAGCACCAGGAGCACTTCCTGCCGCTGCTCGACCTGAAGACGCCGATCGTGCCGGCCGTGCACCGCAACAACGCGGGCATCATCGGTGCCGCGGCGCTCGCACTCGACTGAGCCGGGGCGACCCCGGCGCGCGAAGGTGTGAGCGGGCCGGCTGATACGCCGGGTTCTGTTCACCGGGCGCTTGCGCGACCCCGGCTGGACGACCATCTCTCTCGGAGACACGTTGCCGTGCCCCTCCAGCGGCCTACCCGGGAACGGGACGGGCAGCCCCATCGTTCCCTGTCTGACCTTGCTCCGGACGAGGTTTACCGAGCCGACCGCGTCACCGCGGCCGCTGGTGGGCTCTTACCCCACCGTTTCACCCTTACCCGGCGCTTGCGCGCCGGGCGGTCTGCTTTCTGTGGCACTGTCTCGCGGGTTGCCCCGGGTGGGTGTTACCCACCGTCCTGCCCTGCGGAGCCCGGACGTTCCTCGGCATCCGATCGCTCGGATGACGCGGTCGTCTTGCCGACCCGCTCACACGCCAAGCGTACAGGCCGTGGCTGGGCGAACGCGCCGCGCGGTGCGCCCCGTCGGAGCGCCTCGCACCCGCAGCGCACGCCCGGCGCGACCTCCGATCAGATGCCGGACTCCTCGGTGCGCACCAGGATGCGGTCGCACTCGGGGCAGAGCAGCACCTCGTCGGGAGCGGCGCGTCGCACGACGTCGAGATCGGATCCGGTGAGGGTCATCGTGCACCCGCCGCAGGTGCGCTGGCGCAGCAGCGCCGCGCCGATGCCCGCGCCGCGCGCTCGACGCTGCTCGAAGTAGGCGAGCAGCTCCGCCGGAACCTCGCCGGCCACGACGATGCGGTCGCGCTCTGCGCCGTCGCGCTCGACGACGAGCCCTGCGGACGCCTCGTTGCGCGCCGCTTCGAGGGCCGCGGTCTGCTCGGCGATCTCGGCACGCTCGGAGTCGATGCCCGCGACGACGCCCTCGGCCTGCTCGACGCGCTCCATGACGATCAGCTCCTGGTCTTCGAGGTCGCTCAGCCGCTTCGCCAGTGAGGCGAGCTCTGACTCGAGCGCCGCGACATCCTTCGTCGAGGAGGTGTGCTGCAGCCGGTCGCCGTCTCGCGCGATGCGGGCCTCGACGACCGCGACATCCGATTCGATGCGCTTCAGTTCAGCGCGCACGTCTTCGAGGGCGCCCTGCGCCTCGGCACGGCGCGAGCGGACGGCTGCATCGCGGGCGGCGAGCTCGGCGATCGGGCCGGACTGGGGCAGGCTTCCGAGCCGGTGCGCGATCTGCTGGAGTCGGGTGTCGACGGCCTGGAGGCGCAGAAGTTGCTGCTGGTCGGCTGGGCTTGCCTTCACGTGGTGCTCCTTGTGGGATTCGCGGTGGGAATGGTCATCATTGCACGACCTGGAAGTCCCAGGGGTCGGTGCGGAGCTCGCTCACGCGGAGCTCGAGATCGGGGTGGGCCTCGCCGAGCTGTGCGGCCGCGGCATCCAGCCAGAGCCACTCGCTGGCCCAGTGCGACACGTCGATGAGGGCGGGCCCGCGGGTCAGCCTCGACTGCTCGCGGGATTCGGATGCGGGGTGGTGCCGCAGGTCGGCGGTGATGTACGCGTCGGCGGCGCGCACCGCGGGATCACCGAGCAGCGAGTCGCCGGCTCCCCCGCAGACGGCGACGGTCTCGACCGGGTCGTCGAAGCCGCCGGCGACGCGGACGCCGGTCGCCGTCGGCGGGAGGATCTCGGCGAGCTGCCGGGCCAGCCGGCCGACGGTCGTGGGCTGCGCGAGACGCCCGACGCGGCCGAGTCCGCGGCTGGGTTCGGACTCCGCGGCTCCACTCGGCCCCGCGCTCGGCACGATCGGGCGCGCGTCGACGAGCCCGATGCGCTCGGCGAGCACGGCGGAGGTGCCGCGCTCGACGACGTCGGCGTTCGTATGCGCGGCGACGAGTGCGCAGCCGCCGCGGATCAGGCGCGCGATGAGGGACCCCTTGTAGCCGTCCTCGGCGACGGTGGTCACGCCCTTCAGGAGCAGCGGGTGGTGCGCGATCACGAGGTCGGCACCCCACTCGAGGGCTTCGTCGACGGTCTCGCCGACGGCGTCGACCGTGAAGAGCACCCGCCGCACCGCGGCATCCGGATCACCGGTGACGAGCCCGACCGAATCCCAGGGCTCGGCGCCCGCGACAGGCCAGAGCCGTTCGATCGTGGTGAGGACGTCGGCGAGGTCAGCGGGCACGTGCCAAGCCTACCGTCGCGCCCCCGAGTACCGTCCGGCCGCCGGGCCTGGCCGGAGCGTGCGGGCCACAGCGTGTGGGCCAACTCGAGTGGGCCCTCTCGAGTGGGCCCTGCCGGGCTCGAACCGACGACATCCACGGTGTAAACGTGGCGCTCTACCAACTGAGCTAAAGGCCCGCCGCGTGAGCGACGCATCCGCAATGCTATCGCGAGCGACGGATGCCCCGACGCGCCGGCCGACCGGTCGGGGCCGTCAGTTCGGGCCGAGCGCCGCGAGCCCCGCGCGGTACTGCTCGATGGTGCGCGGTTCACCGGGCCCCGTGGCGAAGCCCGCCCGGATCACCCCGGCGCCGTCGATCACGAAGGTCGCCCGGGCGGCGTGCCCGCGATCCTCGAGGAAGGCGCCGTAGGCGCGGGCGACCGCGCCGTGCGGCCAGAAGTCGGACAGGAGCGGGAAGCCGAAGCCCTGCTCCTCGGTCCAGGCGCGGAGGGAGAACTTCGAGTCGACCGAGACGCCGATCACCCGCGCACCGGCCCCGGCGAAGAGCGCCGGGTGGTCGCGCAGCACGCCCAACTCGCCCTCGCAGGTGCGCGAGAACGCGAGCGGGAAGAACACCAGGACGACCGGCCCGACGGCGGTCTGATCGGCAAGCCGGACCGTCTGGCCGGCCTCGTCGACCAGTTCGAAGTCGGGGGCGAGGGCACCGGCCGGGAGCGGCATCCGTTCTCTCCTCTGCTTTGTCGAACGCTGAGCGAAGGCACAGCGTACCGAGCCGAAACGTTGTGCGAATGTCACTAGTATGGCCAAGTGTGATCGGTCGAAACCCGGCCGTTCGTCGTGCGCGCGGATCGCCGCGCCCGGCATGATCTGCCGTAGAGAAAGGTCGAGTGTGACTGTCAACGACCAGGACCCCTACTCCGTCGAGTCCCTGGATTCCGACCCCGATGAGACATCCGAGTGGGCCGAATCCCTCGATGCGCTCGTCACGGCGAAGGGGCACCAGCGTGGTCGTGAGATCATGCTCAGCCTGCTCAAGCGTTCGAAGGAACTGCACCTCGGCGTGCCCATGGTTCCGACCACGGACTACCTGAACACGATCGCCCCCGAGAACGAGCCGGAGTTCCCCGGCGATGAGGAGATCGAGCGCCGCTACCGCGCCTGGCTCCGCTGGAACGCCGCCATCCTCGTGCACCGCTCGCAGCGGCCCGAGATCGGCGTCGGCGGCCACATCTCGACCTACGCCGGCGCGGCCTCGCTCTACGAGGTCGGCCTCAACCACTTCTTCCGCGGCCAGGACCACCCCGGCGGCGGCGACCAGGTCTTCTTCCAGGGGCACGCCTCCCCCGGCATGTACGCCCGCGCCTTCCTCGAGGGCCGCCTCAGCGACGCCGACCTCGACGGATTCCGCCAGGAGAAGTCGCGTGCGCCTCACGGGCTCTCGTCGTACCCGCACCCGCGCCTCATGCCCGAGTTCTGGCAGTTCCCGACCGTGTCGATGGGCCTCGGGCCGATCAACGCGATCTACCAGGCCCAGCTGAACCGGTACCTCACCAACCGCGGCATCAAGGACGCCTCCGACCAGCAGGTCTGGGCGTTCCTCGGTGACGGCGAGATGGACGAGGTCGAGAGCCGCGGCCAGCTCCAGGTCGCTGCGAACGAGGGCCTCGACAACCTCAACTTCGTCATCAACTGCAACCTGCAGCGCCTCGACGGCCCGGTTCGCGGCAACGGCAAGATCATCCAGGAGCTCGAGAGCTTCTTCCGCGGCGCCGGCTGGAACGTCATCAAGGTCGTCTGGGGCCGCGAGTGGGACTCGCTGCTCGCCGCCGACCACGACGGCGCGCTCCGCAACCTCATGAACGTCACGCCCGACGGCGACTACCAGACGTACAAGACCGAGTCCGGCGCGTACGTGCGCGAGAACTTCTTCGGCCGCGACCCGCGCGCCCTCGAGCTCGTGTCGCACCTCAGCGACGACGAGGTCTGGGGCCTCAAGCGCGGCGGCCACGACTACCGCAAGATCTACGCGGCGTTCAAGGCGGCCACCGAGCACAAGGGCCAGCCCACGGTCATCCTCGCGAAGACCATCAAGGGGTACGGCCTCGGCAAGTCCTTCGAGGGGCGCAACGCGACACACCAGATGAAGAAGATGACCCTCGACAACCTCAAGGGCTTCCGCGACGAGATGCGCATCCCCATCTCCGACGCGCAGCTCGAGGAGAACCCGTACCTGCCCCCGTACTACCACCCGGGTCAGGGCGACGAGGCGATCCAGTACCTGCAGGAGCGCCGTCGTGCGCTCGGCGGCTACGTTCCCGAGCGCCGCTCGAAGCACGTCGAGATCTCGCTGCCCGACGACTCGGCCTACGCGATCTCGAAGAAGGGCTCCGGCACGCAGGAGATCGCGACGACGATGGCCTTCGTGCGTCTGCTGAAGGACCTCATCCGCTCGAAGGACTTCGGCCACCGCATCGTTCCGATCATCCCCGACGAGGCGCGCACCTTCGGCATCGACGCGTTCTTCCCGACGGCGAAGATCTACAACCCCAACGGCCAGCACTACACCTCGGTCGACCGCGAACTGCTGCTCGCCTACAAGGAGAGCCCGCAGGGCCAGATCGTGCACGTCGGCATCAACGAGGCCGGCGCGTTCGCGGCCTTCACGAACATCGGCACCGCGTACGCCACGCAGGGCGAGCCCCTGATCCCGGTGTACGTGTTCTACTCGATGTTCGGGTTCCAGCGCACGGGCGACGCCATGTGGGCTGCAGGCGACCAGATGGCGCGCGGCTTCATCATCGGCGCGACGGCCGGCCGCACCACCCTCACGGGTGAGGGCCTGCAGCACGCCGACGGCCACTCGCCGCTGCTCGCGTCGACGAACCCGGCCGTGGT contains:
- the map gene encoding type I methionyl aminopeptidase → MPKDAAGHLIPGRLSPTRQVPSSIARPEYVGRAAPAQNTAGDRYSPDEVEKIRAAGRIAARAIEAAAAAIRPGVTTDELDRIAHEVVVGHGAYPSTLGYRGYPKSSCTSVNEVICHGIPDDTVLADGDLVNIDVTAYLDGYHGDLNHTFLVGEASDEATQLVERTREALARGIRAVAPGRQVNVIGRAIEAYAKRFGYGVVRDYTGHGVGRAFHTGLVIPHYDAPQFDTVIEPGMVFTIEPMLTLGSIEWDVWGDDWTVVTRDRSLTAQFEHTLVVTERGAEILTLP
- the ppgK gene encoding polyphosphate--glucose phosphotransferase; its protein translation is MATKHAIGIDIGGTGIKGAIVDLETGALVSERRKVLTPDGGKPDDIVEATTELLQAIGADGDIDGLALGVCFPAIVKRGHTLSAANVSKKWIGLHAEELFEKALGRDIHFINDADAAGVAELRFGAAAGVDGLVILTTLGTGIGSAFLYDGVLIPNTELGHLELDDDDAEHRAAYSAMEREELSWKQWAERLQRYYAHVEFIFSPDLFVVGGGVSKHQEHFLPLLDLKTPIVPAVHRNNAGIIGAAALALD
- a CDS encoding zinc ribbon domain-containing protein; the protein is MKASPADQQQLLRLQAVDTRLQQIAHRLGSLPQSGPIAELAARDAAVRSRRAEAQGALEDVRAELKRIESDVAVVEARIARDGDRLQHTSSTKDVAALESELASLAKRLSDLEDQELIVMERVEQAEGVVAGIDSERAEIAEQTAALEAARNEASAGLVVERDGAERDRIVVAGEVPAELLAYFEQRRARGAGIGAALLRQRTCGGCTMTLTGSDLDVVRRAAPDEVLLCPECDRILVRTEESGI
- a CDS encoding Nif3-like dinuclear metal center hexameric protein codes for the protein MPADLADVLTTIERLWPVAGAEPWDSVGLVTGDPDAAVRRVLFTVDAVGETVDEALEWGADLVIAHHPLLLKGVTTVAEDGYKGSLIARLIRGGCALVAAHTNADVVERGTSAVLAERIGLVDARPIVPSAGPSGAAESEPSRGLGRVGRLAQPTTVGRLARQLAEILPPTATGVRVAGGFDDPVETVAVCGGAGDSLLGDPAVRAADAYITADLRHHPASESREQSRLTRGPALIDVSHWASEWLWLDAAAAQLGEAHPDLELRVSELRTDPWDFQVVQ
- a CDS encoding peroxiredoxin, with translation MPLPAGALAPDFELVDEAGQTVRLADQTAVGPVVLVFFPLAFSRTCEGELGVLRDHPALFAGAGARVIGVSVDSKFSLRAWTEEQGFGFPLLSDFWPHGAVARAYGAFLEDRGHAARATFVIDGAGVIRAGFATGPGEPRTIEQYRAGLAALGPN
- the aceE gene encoding pyruvate dehydrogenase (acetyl-transferring), homodimeric type, with translation MTVNDQDPYSVESLDSDPDETSEWAESLDALVTAKGHQRGREIMLSLLKRSKELHLGVPMVPTTDYLNTIAPENEPEFPGDEEIERRYRAWLRWNAAILVHRSQRPEIGVGGHISTYAGAASLYEVGLNHFFRGQDHPGGGDQVFFQGHASPGMYARAFLEGRLSDADLDGFRQEKSRAPHGLSSYPHPRLMPEFWQFPTVSMGLGPINAIYQAQLNRYLTNRGIKDASDQQVWAFLGDGEMDEVESRGQLQVAANEGLDNLNFVINCNLQRLDGPVRGNGKIIQELESFFRGAGWNVIKVVWGREWDSLLAADHDGALRNLMNVTPDGDYQTYKTESGAYVRENFFGRDPRALELVSHLSDDEVWGLKRGGHDYRKIYAAFKAATEHKGQPTVILAKTIKGYGLGKSFEGRNATHQMKKMTLDNLKGFRDEMRIPISDAQLEENPYLPPYYHPGQGDEAIQYLQERRRALGGYVPERRSKHVEISLPDDSAYAISKKGSGTQEIATTMAFVRLLKDLIRSKDFGHRIVPIIPDEARTFGIDAFFPTAKIYNPNGQHYTSVDRELLLAYKESPQGQIVHVGINEAGAFAAFTNIGTAYATQGEPLIPVYVFYSMFGFQRTGDAMWAAGDQMARGFIIGATAGRTTLTGEGLQHADGHSPLLASTNPAVVSYDPAYGYEIGHIMRAGLERMYGGSHSDPNVMYYLTVYNEPIVQPAEPEGVDVDGILRGIHKVAAGNGNGPSAQILASGVAVPWALEAQHLLAQDWGVSADVWSVTSWAELRRDGLAADEHNFLNPDAEKRVPYLTTKLAGSNGPFVAVSDYMHAVPDQIRAYVPGDFATLGADDFGFSDTRAAARRYFKIDGPSVVVRALEQLVARGELDASVPAQAIAKYRLHDVNAGTTGSAGGES